One genomic region from Planktothrix serta PCC 8927 encodes:
- a CDS encoding redox protein: MFELIPFHKFRDTPSVRFFDITIANSNARDLVFHEGPAISPNNTEAGYWQFYLHPHQEDNLLAVSGGRTFYLVNFAWKHPYHIVRLDANRHILRLPPGTFHRSVSDPDGSLVLNQAVRTAEATIQSEFRVYNSFEIPRLLRVTSKFGPAPILHGFDQEERQAA, encoded by the coding sequence ATGTTTGAATTAATCCCGTTTCATAAATTTCGTGATACTCCCAGTGTGCGTTTTTTTGATATTACCATTGCCAATTCTAACGCCCGTGATTTAGTCTTTCATGAAGGGCCAGCAATTAGCCCCAATAATACCGAAGCCGGATATTGGCAATTTTATCTTCATCCCCATCAAGAAGATAATTTGTTAGCAGTGAGTGGGGGACGTACCTTTTATTTAGTTAATTTTGCTTGGAAACATCCCTATCATATTGTTAGATTAGATGCTAATCGTCACATTCTCAGACTTCCCCCCGGAACCTTCCATCGTTCTGTTTCTGACCCCGATGGTTCTTTGGTCTTAAATCAAGCTGTTAGAACCGCAGAAGCGACTATTCAAAGCGAGTTTCGCGTTTATAATAGTTTTGAAATTCCTCGTCTACTCAGAGTTACTTCTAAATTCGGCCCTGCACCCATTTTACATGGTTTTGATCAGGAAGAACGACAAGCGGCTTAA